The Primulina eburnea isolate SZY01 chromosome 6, ASM2296580v1, whole genome shotgun sequence genome contains a region encoding:
- the LOC140833647 gene encoding uncharacterized protein, whose protein sequence is MNKLEPSLEELVNMLVTFESTIKKEKPVLYVGSSSGTKTGPPGKGKKRSFQRTKKSEPLKRQTSSPVVAAVPVKAEKTVDICHHCKKPGHWRRNCREYLAQKGSAKGDGKK, encoded by the exons atgaacaagcttgagcccagccttgaagagttggtgaacatgcttgtgacctttgagtccacgatcaagaaggagaagccggttctttatgtgggctcttcatctggcacgaagactggtccacctgggaagggaaagaagcgttctttccagcgtaccaagaagagcgagcccttgaagaggcagacttcgagtcccgttgtggcagccgtgccagtgaaggctgaaaagactgttgacatctgtcaccactgcaagaagcctggacattggaggcgtaactgcagggaatatcttgcgcagaagggttctgctaaag gtgatgggaagaagtag
- the LOC140833781 gene encoding rhamnogalacturonan I rhamnosyltransferase 1-like: MEGVRSERFVEKVLPLQGNATPRTRLQVWFIRVCSSILIWTCLVQLVTVGELWHPHLLGGIPGFTKMLIRVEGSLPSSLPPLVPARNYTSNGFLKVSCNGGLNQMRSAICDMVTVARLLNLTLVVPELDKTSFWADPSNFEDIFDVKHFIDSLRDEVQIIKRLPKRFGLRYGYQPLVMSPVSWSSERYYLQQLLPLFEKHKVIQFNRTDSRLANNGIPLELQRLRCRVNFHALKFTHEIEALGNKLIHIIQQNGPYLALHLRYEMDMLAFSGCTHGCTDEEADNLKRLRYAFPWWREKEIVSEEKRSHGLCPLTPEETALVLQALDFDKKIQIYIASGEIYGNERRLATLRAAFPRILKKEMLLDPEDLRQFQNHSSQMAALDFMVSVASDIFVPTYDGNMARIVEGHRRYHGFKKTFQLNRTKLVELLDLHQNGTLSWDEFSFAVRQAHEKRTGQPIHRRIIADKPKEEEYFYANPQECLCKGTGCGYSSSPGDTTTV, encoded by the exons ATGGAGGGGGTTAGATCGGAGAGATTTGTAGAAAAAGTGCTGCCATTACAGGGGAATGCTACGCCGAGGACGAGATTGCAAGTTTGGTTTATTAGGGTGTGTTCTAGCATTTTAATATGGACGTGTTTGGTTCAACTTGTTACAGTTGGAGAGCTGTGGCACCCCCATTTGTTAGGCGGAATCCCGGGTTTCACGAAAATGTTGATTCGTGTTGAGGGATCTTTGCCTTCTTCCCTTCCGCCTCTAGTTCCTGCCA GGAATTACACAAGCAATGGCTTTCTAAAAGTCTCTTGCAATGGCGGCTTGAATCAAATGCGATCTGCA ATTTGTGATATGGTAACAGTTGCCCGGCTTTTAAATCTTACATTGGTTGTTCCCGAGCTTGATAAGACGTCATTCTGGGCTGATCCCAG CAATTTTGAGGACATTTTTGATGTGAAACATTTCATCGATTCATTAAGAGATGAAGTTCAAATTATCAAGAGGTTACCAAAGAGATTTGGCCTGAGATATGGATATCAACCACTCGTGATGTCTCCAGTTAGCTGGTCAAGTGAGCGATACTACCTGCAACAG CTTCTGCCTCTCTTTGAAAAGCACAAGGTGATTCAATTTAACCGAACAGACTCACGGCTGGCAAATAATGGGATCCCTCTGGAGCTCCAGAGACTTAGATGTCGTGTCAATTTTCATGCGTTAAAGTTCACGCATGAAATTGAGGCCTTGGGAAATAAGTTGATTCATATTATTCAACAGAATGGACCTTATTTAGCGCTGCATTTGAGATATGAGATGGATATGCTGGCATTCTCAGGTTGCACTCATGGCTGCACCGACGAGGAAGCAGATAATCTCAAACGACTGAG GTATGCATTTCCTTGGTGGAGAGAGAAAGAAATAGTATCAGAAGAGAAAAGATCTCATGGCTTATGTCCTCTTACCCCCGAAGAGACAGCTTTGGTTTTGCAAGCATTGGATTTCGATAAAAAGATTCAGATCTATATTGCATCCGGTGAAATCTATGGTAATGAAAGGAGACTTGCAACACTAAGAGCTGCCTTTCCGAGGATT TTGAAAAAAGAGATGCTGCTAGATCCTGAAGATTTGCGGCAGTTCCAGAATCATTCGTCTCAAATGGCAGCTCTTGACTTCATGGTTTCTGTTGCCAGCGATATTTTTGTTCCCACATATGATGGAAATATGGCAAGAATCGTGGAAGGTCATCGTAG GTATCATGGGTTCAAAAAGACCTTCCAACTGAATCGTACCAAACTTGTTGAATTGTTGGATTTACATCAAAATGGAACTTTATCATGGGATGAATTTTCCTTTGCTGTTCGGCAGGCACATGAAAAAAGAACGGGTCAGCCAATTCATAGAAGGATTATCGCAGACAAGCCTAAAGAAGAAGAGTATTTCTATGCGAATCCGCAAGAATGTCTATGTAAAGGTACGGGGTGTGGGTACTCATCCAGCCCTGGCGATACAACCACAGTATAG